The genomic stretch ATGCCCTTGGTATATTATGTTCAATCTCGTGGTGGGAAATATCTGAGAACATATAAGGACTCTAGGGCTCCATTTATACTTACAAGAAAAACTAATAGTTAAGGTGGCGTATGGTCGGTCCAAGTTTTGGGTGCCATATTAGGCAGGGTTTCTACTACGTTTAAGAGTAGTAGTGGTTCATCTTCCTGTCCTGGCAACAGACTAGTAGTGGTTGGGCACTTGAAGTTGAGTTATCGGATCAATTTTATGCTGCAATCTGCTAGATGTGTAGTAACTAGTAAGTAGTAACTGTAACTGTAAATGTAAATGAAACATCCGATAAAATATTTCTACTCAAATGATATAACCCCTTGCATTCTAATACTCCGCATATTATTTAAAAATACACAcaccgttttaaatgtatttttttttactTCATGTCAACATTTGATCTCTTTATAGTTTATCTTATCGTCATGTTAActagtgttttaggatatttctATGCATGTACTCAGTTTgttcagtaaaaaaaaaaacttattttaATTGAAGTAGCAGCTACCAAGTGTAGATTTTATTCTGTAGTTTTCCTTATATAATTTACAGAAGTAATGACAAAATGAATAGGTGCTTTATGTGATTAGATATTGTTGAATGCCGTTCATTGGAAGTTGGAAGTTGGACTTTTGGAACTAATTATCACCCCTGTATGTTTTATGGATCCTTGTTTGAATAAAAAATATTTAGATCTTCAGGATTCTGGCATGTCTAGGCTGAGCTAACCCCATCTCAACGATGTATCGTAGGGTTACCCTTGTGGCTGAAAATGTGGTTTTAAATTAATCATATTGCTCTTAAAATTATGTGGTATGCCATTGCGCTATTGAATCGCCGCAACTGAATTGTTCATATAGGTGGTCCTGATTTCAGTAACTACCACGTTCTTCTGCATCATATTGCTTTAGTAAAGTGGTACGCGTTTCTATGATGCACAGGTTTTTGGTTTGTTGTTTTGTGGTCTATGTGCAAGATTTTGTGTCAAGTTTGTAGGCTTGTATACTTTTACTTAAATTGGAAATCCAATATAATACTGTCTGCACTTTGTTATTCTCTGATCTGCAATTTTTTGAGAATTATGAGTCTGTTCTGCACCTTGTGATCCTTATGTGGTTAGGATTGTTTCTCTTATACAAATTTTGGGTTCTGAACGAACATAGTCCTGTGATTTACCATGTAAAAAATTCTTGACGGGGGAGGAGTATTGACTATTTTTTCTTTGCTCATTTATTCAGCTTTCGGTAATGTTAGTCTCGTTATATTCTATCCAAAAATTTAAATCTCTGTTAGAACATCATGTTGAACTTTCTTTCTTTTGGATAAGTGAGCCACGAGAGAGACTATTTCAACCGCTGTTGTCATAAGTCGATTATTTCTTTTTGCGTAGCTTAGTTTCTTTTCTGGTGTCTTACTTGTCTATCAGTTAAGAGACTTCACTAGGGCTGCAATAAAAGTGATGCTGGATATTTTAAGGAGTATTTTATCCAAACGGAATATGGTCCTTGCTTCTAATTTTTTTGCTTCAGTATGTCCTCTTAGTTGCCTTTTTATTCACAGTGGAATATACTGGTTATTTCCAGATTTGAAAGTTTAAACCTAGAGGTGCTTTGTTTCTCGTTTGAGTGACACAACCAATTATTTCGTTCAAGTTGTTTTGAGGCTGGGTTAACCTGTTGCTTGTGGGCGTAGTGATAATGCTTTAGTTTATAGTAGTATTTGAAGTTACGAAAAGAGtagaaaagaaaacaaaacgaGTGAAGTTACACTTTATTTGAGATTTGATCACGACACAGTATTTAAATGCTTAATTTTAGAAATCCATTATGTTATGACTGCATGTGCCCTTTATTGTTATGTTAAAATCAATGTTGCACAATGATTCTCATCATATTCACTCTAAATTCTACTTTCCCTTTTATTGTGCTCTTTATATTGAATGTTTTCTGCACCTGTACAGTTGCAGTTAGTTATACTGATTAGTTACTGAGTTATTTTTATCTTTCACGGAGCCATAAACTCGTTATTCTTTCGGTTATGGATTTTGAAAGAATAAACAACTTAAATGGATGAACTCTTTTCTACTGCTAAGTAGCAATATTTGGATGCAGCGTTCAACGCAATGTCCATTCTGGGTCACCAAGAAAAATCTCTTTATTGTTAGCACCAGGGTAGGCCTCGTGCATCTGACCCCTATATTTGTGGGAGTCCTTGCGACACTGGGAAATATTGCTGTTGTAGTTCGTGAATAAGATTATACAAATTTTCTGTCATGATATTTTTTCTCAGCGTGTTGTCCCTGTCAAATTACCCTTCTGTAGGGCATTATCTTATGATTGCATACATTCTATATGTGTTCAAGTTTCatttttcagtttttattttcATTGTTTGTTCTTAACACTACTAATACTgttccctcaaaaaaaaaaaaactactgttTTGTTACCTTCTCTTTCTTTCTGAATACTTTTTTCATCTCAAAGTAACTATTTTTCTCAGCATTGTCGCCAAATTATTTTGAAACTACGGATTTATTGTTATGTTGCTGTTGTTACGGCTGTATTCTGAATCATCTTGTTCTATTTACAGAATGTATTCCTACAAGCAAAACATTGCATGAATCTGTTGGAGATATATCTATCCAGAGACTTCATAATGTAAGAATTCATCAATGCTTTTTCGCTACCATTTATATCATCCCTATTTGACTTTGATGGCCAACCGATGTTTACTACTACCGTTGTTTCTTTATAATATACAGTTTCACAACCTATAAAAGTAATAATGTTAAAATAGTCTTTTTGATGAATGGATTGCGATATATATTTAAACTGTACTTAACAAATATTTGAAGAAATTAATAGTCAGAGTTGAGGTCATCCACCAATGTCAAACGAGGACTATATATGGGATTCTTTAATGTACCTATTTGCCAACCAAATTTCCACTCTCTATGTTCCTGTTATCCCGAAGTAGTTTCTTCTGTGCCGGTTAAGCTGTCAACAATGTGATTTTGTAATTTTCAGGAGCCGTCATGTCTAAAACCTCATACGTTGTCCTTTCTCAAAGCTGATACTGTGAATAAATTAAGCTTACAGACAATCTCACTGCCTGCGTTATCTGTGAACCTATTTTGCGACATCGAAGATATTCAGTGGTCCGATAACGACGTTGTAGAGTCGATGCTTGAGACCATTTTTAAGTATGATATTTGTTTCTCTGAGTCCCCGGAAATTACTTTAACAGCAGTTCCAGACTTTGCTAGTGGCAGTATGGGTCCTGGATCTGGGACGGTTACAGACACATCTCAATTTGTTAAGAACCAGAACGAATCTTTCATGGTTTCCGCCTTAATTGAAGACCAAATCCCAATAACAAGTGAACTTCAGCCATCTAGTCTTCTCCTTGATACTATATCTAGTATGGAACGAGCACCAGCTTCCCAAATTGAGGATATTTTGGTAGCAAAACTACAAAATACTGTGTTGAATAAATCTCAGGTTGTTAACAACTCAAATGAATGTCCAAAGTCTGGTTTAACTACAGGTACGTGTCGATCTGTCGAGAATTTGAATGTATATTCAAGAAGTGTAGCCTACACCAAAGGCAAATTTCAGGTAGCAGCTCAACATCAGCCTTTTGGGATACCACAATCACCTTATAGCATTTTGGGACAAGAAACGTCTTCTCATAAGGACAATTCGCTAGCCAACCTGGATAAGACTTGGCTGAATATGCCCCCAAAAATCGCAGATGACGTAATCCGCAGCAGTTTGAATCCCAGGTTTGGGACAACCACTAGCGCGTCTAAACTTATCAAGAAGCGGAAACAACGCTCGAAGGTTACAACTTCTATAAAAGGCAATATTCCATCAACAACCCAAAAGCAGTTTTCTAGCCATCTCCCAGAAACCACTCCTAACATTTTAGGACAAGTGACATCTCATGAGGACAATTTGGGAGCAAACCTGCCTAGCTCTCTGCTGAATATACCTCCTAAGTCTCTAGTGCATCTTGCCGGCAGCAGTTTGAGCTTGAACCTGGATGAGACTTTACCGAAAGTGCCTTCTAAGTTTAAAGTAGTGGAGCTGCCCAATGGTTCGAGCTATTTTTCACTTTCAGTTATAATGACACAGTCGCTGAAGGTTTCTTCATCTTTAGCAAACGCAGAATATGTTAAATTGTGGGAGGTATGTGTTTTTTAGGTTTCGATTCTAGTTAAATTTATCTATTTTGTAGGCTATGAGTCTATTACTGTTTTTGGAGTCTTCTTTTAGTGACAAATTGCCCTATGCCAAGAAAGCTGTACTAGGCCACAAGGCCAGTTAATGACCGTGCGCACTATTTCTTGTACAATTAAggatgacaaaaaaaaaaaaaaaaaaaatcaaggaaATTAATAAACGTGTAGATGTTTAATTTCTACAACTCAACTGTTAATGCTGCAGGGGGACTTCTGTGGCAAAAAATGTGGGAAGGCAGCTTTAATCTCTAGAGTGGAGGTAAGTTTCAGTCTTCGAGTCTCTTAACAGAGTTTTGACCTATTTATGTGTTAATACTGTTTCTTTCTTTGCTggattctggttataaaaactTTGAATGCGCTTATACCAAATTCTCTGTAACAGGCATTCAAGATGACGGCATCAGCGTCTGTGATGTAAGTGCTACAAAATATGTTCAGAAACTATCAAGCATTACCAACATTACCCCAGTGTCAAGGGCTCCTATGGTAGGGTTAGACGGGGTCGGATGTATGCGGCCTTACCTTTGTTTTAAGTTTTAGCACACACAGAGGCTGTTCAGGTCCGGATGACCCAAAATGAAATTTGCTTGGGGAATAGCATCCAATGACTACACTTCACTAGTAAAAGAAGCATAACTAGTTTGTGAGTTATTTTGCTTTATCCGATCATAACTGGAGGCAAAGGTTTATGAATCTTTGGCTCCCTCTTGAAACAACAGTTTTCTTTTAAATGAAGTTATGAAAATAATAGAGCATTATTTTCCGGTGTTCTACATATTGCTGTTTTAAGCATCGCTGAGAAGACAAATGGCACTTGGGTCAAACATAGTGTTTTGACGTGCCTTTTATGTGTGGCTGTTTATCTGAGACTGCAATTGTTGATCTTCGAGGTCATATGATGGACAATTATTTAAGtctaatttttttggatgaaTAGTGTGGTTCTTTATCTTCGAGGTCACATAGAAGACGGTCATATTAGTAATGTTGGACGGAAATGGGGTATTTTCTTAGATTATATTGCTACTAATGTGCCTGAATATGCAATAATGCAACTTTGTTATATCGGATGATTGAAATTTGGGAAAATCCATTAATTCTTTCCTTTTAGATGTGGTGTCAGAAGACTCTTAGGACTTCAATAATAATGCTCTCTCCTTTTCTCTAGACTTTTTCAGAAATTCCTCTGCTTTTTCGTTAAGACTATGCTTTCTGTTACGAAGTGGAATAGAGAAATACTCTCTTCTTCTCTTTCAATTCATTACATTTCCAAATGGAACAAGTCTTAAGAAATGGGAAACTGGGAAGGGTATTTCTGTCAAATGGATGGGAATGTAAGTGAGCAAGTCTATGGACAGTTGACCCCACAGACTCTTGAGAAGGTATGTTTGTCTTCATAGTTGAAATTTTAAAAATGACTGAAAGTGGAAATGCATTGAATTGGTTTGAATGACCTGAAAAGGAAAATGCAGTAAATTCAAATGAATGGACGCCGGACGAAGTATGCAATTTTTAGTATTTGTAGTTTGTTAGTCTGTTCTACTAAATCATTCAATATGCATGGAACTACGACTAGATGTATCTTTCGTAGCTCTAGCTATATTGGATATTTTTATTGAATGCCAACCTGATGAAATGAACAAATAAATATATTTGTAAAATTATCTGCGGCTACTCCAGACACTAAGCTGTTTGACTCTCCGCAGGCTAGCTGAAGATTGGCCAAACTCCATTCGAGTCGCTGGCTTGATGCCTTTGGAGAAAATGAAGCATGAGTAATGTCTTCCTCCATGTACACTTTTATATGTTACCAGACCCTTTTGATCTACTCTCATCTCTGGGTTTTATAACTTGGAATTTATCTGGTTGTCGCCTAACTTCATTTTGAATACGTCAATCCAGATTTGATGTTTCCAGAGCAGTTCTGCTGGTTTTCAGGGTGCTAACATCTCGTTCTTTACTAAAACTGCTAAAAGAGAAAGGAATTGTAAGTCATAATATCGCGTCGGTGTAACCGTATGTGTTCAGACTTCTTTTGAGAAATTTATGACAAATATAGTATTTTCTGTTGGTCTTTGGCTCATAATATTGTCCATGGGTTTCTAAGTTTGCATGTAgcaaaatatgcatattttttttaatataaataGAAGTTTACATCTCCAGCAAAACAATGTCTCTAGGGTAGCCAGTTCTGCTTTGAGCTCGTCTTAACCAAGTAAAAAATGTTTCTACCATTAACGTCTCTTGTGGTTTTTTTGGGGTGTGATTTGACGATTTGGTGTCTTTCCAATGCTCATGTTCTTATTCCTATCCACCCGCTTGTGCAGGGGCTAATTGTTGATCTACCGAGTCAGACGCTTATACTGTCTGTCTCTGACGATGTCACACGCCTGCTAGGTTTGATTTCCCCTAAGGCAAGTCTTCTACATTCTAGCAATGTCACTAGTACATTTTTTTTAGAATGTGAAACCACCTGTTTAGGTCCTTTTACAAGTTTTTATGTTCATATAAACGGCGTTTTCAGTTGGAAACTGGATTggagttaattaaattgtttcTCTGGTGGATTATAATTTATCTTTGATATCCGGTTTAATTCCACAAATAAACTCTCTCTCCCTTACGAGGAGGAGAGAGAATCCATTTCCTTAGCCGAAACGAGATTTCCTTACTCATTAGTTGGAAGGAGGCTAAACTATGTTCAGGTTGCCCTGGATCATTTTTGCTTGTTAACGTCACGTCCGCAAAAGGTGGTGTTATTTCTAACTACTCTGGATCATTTTCCTATTGATGTTCCTGTATGTTCAGGTTGCCCCAAAGGCCCGAACTCAAACGCGACGTCGGATAAAACACTGATTGCAATTTGCAACAGAGCAGAACCAGTTTTGATCCCTCCAGTTGCTGAAGTGAGTTATTCGCTACAATCGGTCTCTTGTCAACTAATTTGGGAATGACACAAGTACTCATTTCACTATTAATTGTAGCTCTGTTGCTGCGACGGAAACTATATATGTCGAGGGTTTTGAGCATACAGGTTCAGGGACTGTTAACCTAGGCCTCATCACTCGGGCTTTTTATGGTTTAGCCGCAACAACCTATATTAGGCTGCGATATAATACCAAAAAACGTCGGTGGCATCTTTATAGTTTGAACATTCAGCCATTCAGGTACTGAATCCTGAAACTCAGAGAGAATATCGGAATGATTGAGATGCGAGATTGAGAGAATTCAAGACAGATGATGCAAAATTTTGTATCAAATGCCGGAATGATTAATAGTAATTGTACAAAGTTATTCATAGTGATCGTGGTCTGTGACAAGTTTAATTGGTAACAAAGTGGATTTTTGTTTCGaaataaatatatttataaaaataGTGTCGGAGAAGACTAATTTATCGAAATATTAGTTCATCTAGGTTCGGGATTTCAAAAACTTGGTTCAGAACAAATGACATAGAGCAAATCTAAATTATAACCGCTCTAACCATCTCAAAATCAAGCCGCAATATGATCACTCGACAATAACCCAATCCGACTTGTTTAACCCGTTTATCTTTTAGCAGGTCATTTTTAACTCACTTAACTCATTTAACTCAATAAACGGGTTATTTGTGTTGTTTGTTTGGATTATTGATTATTGATTCACCTCTAATATATTATGACACTTTTAAATAAACAGTTTATTCGTGTCGGGTCTGTGTCAACCCAATTATTTAGATGGGTCATAAAGTCTTAACCCTAACCCACTAATTTCATGTCGGGTTCGTATCGTGTTTTCGCATTGTGTCAATAATTGCCACCTCTATAAGACGAAAGTACCCATTTCAATTTAtagtttctttttgtttttttacaaCTTTAACCTCTTTTAACTATAGAACAATAATTAGTCTCATTGTAGActgatatatccgtcttaaagaTGTATACGGGTCAAATATAtcaccactttcataataagacaacCTCCACCATCCCATTTGTTGTTTGTCTTAGTATGAAAGGTGgtgacatatttgacccgtctacaacTTTGGACGGAAAGTGTTCGTCTAAATTGAAATTTTGAGATAGAACAAACAAGTCGTCTTACTTGTGACAGACATATACATCACAAGTTTGCGATCGGTCAAATACTATCCATGTGGCTAGATAAGACAAAAGAGATTGTTACTCTCTAAACactttgcttttgtcttatctaccatACATGAGTAGTACTTTGACCCATCACAATTTACAAGTTTACGATAGATATACTTGTCACAAATACCTTCGTCTCAAGGAAAAGTGGAAGACTACTCCACTTATATCTCCATccacaaatggaaaaagaagaaagacaaaAACATTGACAGTAGGACATCTGACACGTGAGAGGTTTGatgagtaaagagtaaagagtgtCACTTCCAAAATAAtttgaaaacaaaaacaaactgtTACTCCAACTGTCCCACTCAACTCTCCTCTGCAATTTGCCAATTAATAACCACCATTTCTTCTcactttttattatgttttcccTTTGATCATCATCATTATATTCATTAACAAaatccaataaataaataaatgcttATATTTCACCAtgaataataatactaataatacaaataatactaatattaataatgatattcaAATTAATTCATCTCCTTCTTCCTATAATTCTGCTTCCATTTCTCCTGCACCCCAggtttttaattttaattttattgttttGGGCAATTTTAATTTGGGCTGTTTATGTTTATGATTAATTTAGGAGTATGAATGGTTTTgatttttgggttttagaagttgGTAACTGTTTTTTGCCTGGTtgacacaaattcttgtttaaaacgGACATATCCGTTTTAAAAGGGTTATCTTGTTACTGTTATTGGGGATTTGGGGTTGCTTATTTGTTGATTATTTATTGGTACTAACTTTATTGTAGTGAAATTTTTAAGGTTTATCTTGTTACTGTTATTGGGGTTGCTT from Silene latifolia isolate original U9 population chromosome 2, ASM4854445v1, whole genome shotgun sequence encodes the following:
- the LOC141641808 gene encoding uncharacterized protein LOC141641808, which codes for MSSLYTLKFNEGGLDDAPAGDALAEALRITDAAVQLVTGLLVTVEVTVVEYLYQDIADLYDIPQNGYHTGGNLDGKRHCVLVASGNPYPYDRWFIKPNIDGCGNTYSCFSDETVARWFAQCSVSLSVICTRNIPKIRTLYQLAKRNPNAEDPLVQVYHSDFVVLISEDFKEALTALGAIILAPCHNALSPISSAPCQNSPNPTSPTCTAPHQNTLDPSSPKQHQNDLVPTIPALNQDLDPTSPAPNQYATIQTSQVPNQADFDPTNPAPSQDALNPPIAVLSQEVLYSSGPVPPQEAVTPLHPEVASTSNQPECIPTSKTLHESVGDISIQRLHNEPSCLKPHTLSFLKADTVNKLSLQTISLPALSVNLFCDIEDIQWSDNDVVESMLETIFKYDICFSESPEITLTAVPDFASGSMGPGSGTVTDTSQFVKNQNESFMVSALIEDQIPITSELQPSSLLLDTISSMERAPASQIEDILVAKLQNTVLNKSQVVNNSNECPKSGLTTGTCRSVENLNVYSRSVAYTKGKFQVAAQHQPFGIPQSPYSILGQETSSHKDNSLANLDKTWLNMPPKIADDVIRSSLNPRFGTTTSASKLIKKRKQRSKVTTSIKGNIPSTTQKQFSSHLPETTPNILGQVTSHEDNLGANLPSSLLNIPPKSLVHLAGSSLSLNLDETLPKVPSKFKVVELPNGSSYFSLSVIMTQSLKVSSSLANAEYVKLWEGDFCGKKCGKAALISRVEAFKMTASASVMLAEDWPNSIRVAGLMPLEKMKHEFDVSRAVLLVFRVLTSRSLLKLLKEKGIGLIVDLPSQTLILSVSDDVTRLLGLISPKVAPKARTQTRRRIKH